From Gopherus flavomarginatus isolate rGopFla2 chromosome 7, rGopFla2.mat.asm, whole genome shotgun sequence, the proteins below share one genomic window:
- the NHP2 gene encoding H/ACA ribonucleoprotein complex subunit 2 encodes MAREKRLEPEPEVAPERSYQELLGNLNPIARPLASRKLTRKLYKCIKKAAKQKQIRRGVKEVQKFINKGEKGIIVLAGDTLPIEVYCHIPIMCEDRSLPYAYIPSKSDLGAAGGSKRPTCVIMIKPHEEYQEAYEECLEEVGSLPVPL; translated from the exons ATGGCTCGGGAGAAGCGACTGGAGCCAGAGCCCGAAGTGGCGCCGGAGCGATCGTACCAGGAGCTGCTGGGGAACCTGAACCCGATCGCGCGGCCGCTGGCCTCCCGCAAGCTCACCCGCAAGCTCTACAAGTGCATCAAGAAAG CGGCAAAACAAAAGCAGATCCGGCGGGGAGTGAAGGAAGTTCAGAAATTCATCAACAAGGGCGAGAAAGG GATCATTGTCCTTGCTGGAGACACACTGCCTATTGAAGTTTATTGCCACATCCCCATCATGTGTGAAGACAGGTCCCTCCCCTATGCTTATATCCCCTCTAAATCG gatctgggagcagctggaggctCAAAGCGCCCAACCTGTGTGATAATGATCAAGCCACATGAGGAGTACCAGGAGGCATATGAGGAGTGTTTGGAGGAGGTTGGGTCCCTTCCTGTCCCCCTGTGA